The Leptospira sp. WS60.C2 genome includes the window GGAGTGATTTCTTCACTTGCTCCCTTAGTGTATTTGGCTTCAAAGTCAAAGAACTCAGACTTTGGTCGAATCTCAGTGGGAACAAGTGAAAATACATTTCGTTTTTTCCCTTCGGGTTTTTCCAACACTCCAATCGATACTTCTCTTCCAGAAACCAATCTCTGAACTAGAACTCTGTCATCTGTGACAAATATTTTATCTACTAATGTCACGGCTTCTTCTGCTGTTTTTGCCATTCCCGTGTTCACGCTAGAACCACCTAATGTTGGTTTAATGAATACTGGATAAGAAAATGGCAAATGGAGAAGGATCTTCCTTGGATCGGATTTCCCTTTCTCTAATTCCAAAAAAGGAGCCACTGGAATCCCAATGGATTGGAATAAAACATTGGCACGCATTTTGTCCATAGCAAGTGCGGAAGCAAGAACCCCCGATCCAGTATGAGGAATTCCTAAAATGTCTAAAAAACCTTGTATCCTTCCATCTTCTCCCGCACCACCGTGTAATCCAAGAAAGGCGGAACGAAAATCTAGCGTCGCAAGTGCGGACGGATCGCTTGGGGAAACAATTTGATTCAAATGATTAAATTCTTGTGAAAATTCAATTTCCGTTTTGTTTGTTGGATCTGGGTAAACGGGATTTGCGACAGATGGAATCCAAAATTTTCCTTGGGGATCTATGTAAATGGGACAGACTTCGTATTTTTCCCGATCGATGGTGTGAAAAATAAAAGCGGAAGACCGAATGGAAATAATGTGTTCCCCGGAAACCCCTCCGAAAAGTAGTGCGATTTTTATTTTGGACATGAAATCACTTGATTCCTTTAGATGAAAGTGAACGATAATGAAATTACGTGGATTCCCGCTTTAAAATTCAATTCGGAATTGTTTTTTCTCTTCTCTTTCTTGGTTCCTCGTTGTATGCAAAAATACCGACGTCCTTTACAGAGGATATCAAATCAGAGTATCATCAATTCTGGTTTTTATACGAAAAAGAATCCCGTGGTAGACAAACGTTTTTAGCCTTTCGGCCCTTTTATATGAGTTTCCACGATGAAACGTATGCGTTTCAATTTCGTAGTTACCTCTCTCCTATTTATTACAAAGAAGAAACAAACTATTGGTATACATGGTCTTCCTTATTTTTCTTTAGTGGCACTGGTTTTAAACACGAAGAAGGAGATGAGGACGAAGACATTCTCTTCACTCCCCTTTTTCTGTGGGGGAAAGGCGAATCACAGCGAGAAAATTACTACAGTATATTCCCTATTTATGGAAAAATTCGTAACAAACTCTCCTACCAGGAATTGAATTATGTTTTATTTCCCATGTATTCCGAATGGAAGTATAAAACTTACAAAGCCAAGTCGATTCTATGGCCTCTTGTCATGTGGGGCGGTTCAGAAACAAGGGATGATTTTCGGATTTTTCCCTTTTATTCCCAAAAAGAGCATGAAGGCAAATACAAGAGGTATTCTTTGCTTTGGCCTTTTTTTCAATGGGGGGAAGAACGTTTAGATAAAAAGGAACCCACATCGTATCGAATCTTTTTTCCTTTTTATAATACCAAAGATTCAATCGATGGGAATATGAAAAGTAGAGCCTATCTTTGGTTTCCTTTACTCAATTCGTTATTTTCGTATGGATATGATAAAAAAACAGGACAAACGAATTACACAGCCCTCTTTATTTTTTTCCAATATACAACTTCAGTAAAAAAAGACACTGAAAAGTTAGTATTCTTTCCTTTTTACGGGTATTCATATTTTGCCAACAAAGAAGCGGAATTTATAACACCATTTTACATACGTTTGTCGCAAAACACCTCTCATTTAAAATCGACATCGCATTTTATTCTACCATTCTATTCTCATATGAAAAATGAATATGTACAAACTGGCCGAGAGGATTATTACTGGAAGTTGTGGCCACTTTTCCGATACCACAAAGATCCAGAAGGCAATTTTGGATGGAACACTCTTGCCATCATTCCTGTCCGGTTTGAAGTCATGGAGGATGTTTGGGAACCAATCTTTTCCATCATAGAATACAAAAGATCGTCTAATGGAGAAAAACGGTTGCACCTCATTACTAGGCTATATACTCATCGTTGGACAGACGAGGAAACAAACATCCACATCCCAATCCTTATGGAATATTCAAAAACACAAACTGGTTTTCGGTATCAATTTGCTTATGGACTTCTCGGAATCGACACAAGAACAGAAACAAACAAATTCCAGTTATTTTGGTGGGAATTATGATTCGTATGTATCGTAAAACATTAGAACCACTGCTGTATGCGATCGGTTATACAGTTTTGTTACTCTTTCGTGCAGTTGGCCAATCCCATCAATTGTATTTCAAACGAAAAGAAATTCTAGAACAAATGTTCATTGCGGGAGTTGGCTCTTTGTTCGTCGTGTCCATTGTTTCTGTTTTTACAGGCATGATCCTTGGACTAAATACGGGTCTTGGACTCCGTGATTTTGGAGCAGAAGGTCAAATTGGACTTCTCTTAACCATCACACTCACAAGGGAAATGGCTCCCTTCATGACCTCTCTCATCCTTGCAGCATCTGTCGGTTCCGCAATGGCAGCAGAAATTGGAACCATGAAAGTTTCAGAAGAAATTGATGCTTTGGAAGTGATGTCCATAAGTCCTGTTCGCTACCTCGTGATGCCAAGAATTGTTGGTTTTTCGATCATGGTTCCCGTACTTTGTGTGTATTCTTCTGCCTTAGGAATCTTAGGTGGTGGAATTGTTGGTCATTTCCAATTAGGAATTGATATCATCAGTTATTTCCAAGATGTGTATTATCGCATATCGTCCATTCCAGGGCTCAAAGATTTGTATGTAGGACTTCTTAAAGGATATGTTTTTGGTGTATCCATTGCCACTATCTCATGTAGCCAAGGGTTACGAACGGAAGGTGGAGCTATTGGAGTGGGTCAAACCACAAGAAAGGCAGTTGTCACTTCGTTTCTAATGGTTATCTTTTCTGGTTACGTGCTCACAGCCTTATTTTATAAATGAAGGAACCTATGGAACCATTCGCGATTGAAATGAAAAATGTTCATAAAGCCTTCGGGAAACGAAAGATCCTAAGAGGAATGAACATCCAAGTCAAACAAGGAGAAACCATGGTCATCCTTGGTCCCTCTGGAACTGGAAAATCGGTCAGCTTAAAACACATCACAGGTCTTCTCGACCCTGATGAAGGTGATTGCCAAATTTTCGGAGAATCGATCGTCCAAGCAAATGAAAAAAAACGCGAAGTAATTCGATCCAAGTTAGGTGTTTTGTTCCAATCGGGTGCTCTCATCAACTGGCTCACGGTATATGAAAATGTCGCCCTCCCTTTGCGAGAGCATAAGATTGCGGATGGACCTGAACTGGATCGAATCGTGATGGAAAAATTACAGTGGTTGGATTTGGTTCCCGCCAAAGATACCCTTCCCAGCAATATATCAGGTGGTATGAAAAAACGTGTGGGACTGGCTCGTGCCCTGACTTCTCAACCCAAAATCGTTTTGTATGACGAACCTACCTCCGGTCTTGATCCCGTGATGTCCAACGTCATCAATGACCTTGTGATCCGATTGCAGAAGGAACTCGGTCTAACCTCCATCGTGGTCACACATGATATGAACTCAGCGTATCGAATTGCGGATCGCATTAGTTTTTTGTATGAAGGAAAAGTTCAGTTTTGTGGGACACCAGAAGAGATCCAAGCGTCAAAAGATCCCGTCATCCAACAATTCATTCATGGAAACACAGTGGGACCAATGATCCTCGACCACTCCGAATTAAAAAAAGGAAAATCAAATTGACTTTGTCTACAAACCCAGGAGAATTTTAGGGAATGCCTACCGTAGGTCGCGCTCTCATTGTTGGTCTTTTGTTCATCTTTTCTCTCGTAGCCGTAGGATACTTTACGATTGTAACGGAGGGTGGTCCGTTCCAGAAATCGGGATACCAATTGCCAGTGTATTTCCCCGATGCAGAAGGGATCAAAATTGGAAATAAAGTCACGAT containing:
- a CDS encoding MlaE family ABC transporter permease — protein: MIRMYRKTLEPLLYAIGYTVLLLFRAVGQSHQLYFKRKEILEQMFIAGVGSLFVVSIVSVFTGMILGLNTGLGLRDFGAEGQIGLLLTITLTREMAPFMTSLILAASVGSAMAAEIGTMKVSEEIDALEVMSISPVRYLVMPRIVGFSIMVPVLCVYSSALGILGGGIVGHFQLGIDIISYFQDVYYRISSIPGLKDLYVGLLKGYVFGVSIATISCSQGLRTEGGAIGVGQTTRKAVVTSFLMVIFSGYVLTALFYK
- a CDS encoding D-alanine--D-alanine ligase, which produces MSKIKIALLFGGVSGEHIISIRSSAFIFHTIDREKYEVCPIYIDPQGKFWIPSVANPVYPDPTNKTEIEFSQEFNHLNQIVSPSDPSALATLDFRSAFLGLHGGAGEDGRIQGFLDILGIPHTGSGVLASALAMDKMRANVLFQSIGIPVAPFLELEKGKSDPRKILLHLPFSYPVFIKPTLGGSSVNTGMAKTAEEAVTLVDKIFVTDDRVLVQRLVSGREVSIGVLEKPEGKKRNVFSLVPTEIRPKSEFFDFEAKYTKGASEEITPAPVGEELTKTLQEYSLKCHEILGCKGYSRTDFIISDGIPYVLETNTLPGMTGTSLIPQQANALGIDMKDVFNWLLEISLSS
- a CDS encoding ABC transporter ATP-binding protein — encoded protein: MEPFAIEMKNVHKAFGKRKILRGMNIQVKQGETMVILGPSGTGKSVSLKHITGLLDPDEGDCQIFGESIVQANEKKREVIRSKLGVLFQSGALINWLTVYENVALPLREHKIADGPELDRIVMEKLQWLDLVPAKDTLPSNISGGMKKRVGLARALTSQPKIVLYDEPTSGLDPVMSNVINDLVIRLQKELGLTSIVVTHDMNSAYRIADRISFLYEGKVQFCGTPEEIQASKDPVIQQFIHGNTVGPMILDHSELKKGKSN